The Silvanigrella paludirubra genome includes a window with the following:
- a CDS encoding gamma carbonic anhydrase family protein, translating to MTQNEKIKTNRSPHATIISYNGIYPKLTDSVFLADGARIIGDVIIEQNCSIWFNAIVRGDVNSIYIGKNTNIQDNSVVHCTYQKFATHIANDVSVGHLATIHGCKIERGCLIGMGAIIMDGAIIGEESIVGAGAIVTQGVTIPPRSLVLGSPAKVMRQVSDKEYEGVIATTLRYLEYAKGYNYSLSKKDF from the coding sequence ATGACACAAAATGAAAAAATAAAAACCAACAGAAGTCCTCATGCAACTATTATTTCATATAATGGAATTTATCCTAAGTTAACTGATTCTGTTTTTCTAGCAGATGGCGCTCGCATTATAGGTGATGTTATAATTGAACAAAACTGTAGCATTTGGTTTAATGCCATTGTTAGAGGCGACGTAAATAGCATTTACATAGGAAAAAATACAAATATTCAAGACAATTCTGTAGTACATTGCACTTATCAAAAATTTGCAACTCATATTGCAAACGATGTGAGCGTCGGTCATTTAGCAACAATACATGGTTGTAAAATTGAACGTGGGTGTTTGATTGGAATGGGCGCTATTATTATGGATGGCGCTATTATTGGTGAAGAATCCATTGTTGGTGCCGGAGCTATCGTAACACAAGGTGTTACCATACCACCACGTAGCTTGGTTCTTGGCTCACCTGCAAAAGTAATGAGACAAGTTTCCGACAAAGAATACGAAGGCGTTATCGCAACCACGCTTCGTTACCTTGAATATGCAAAAGGATATAATTATTCCTTAAGTAAAAAGGATTTTTAA
- a CDS encoding HD domain-containing protein has protein sequence MDKLIPSKLGKLKIICSLPLFSDSICIKRQSAAEHGYTQIILSMILAPYLDLSTTEQCELIELSIFAELPKTLLGDPSYHLRQNHPEVKEIYDTIRGKIWKETELSLGIETTRSATLFGLHELIDSFASMLYIEKECLLGNQFFAAERHKTFYDKKRKQALTNEDLSKIHPCSLSDSQSPYKKTSVTKFNWKDAITLLDQIFDEANRGRLENGISGYSSTFLGMVEKLKEHYRYKGWSYHFPESVGEHTFQVVFLCRLLATKLNLPEKLRVQLYHAAALHDLAEAYASDVIYPIKLREKEVEKIHRNIEKNIIQNICQRFRLSWPTDPHVLAIVDICDRFSSQIYFDRETRSGNTHFNVPNSSMEVVRDFYQKDYPEIFQELDNLWLEYVSSL, from the coding sequence ATGGATAAACTCATTCCAAGTAAACTTGGGAAATTAAAAATAATATGTTCACTTCCTTTATTTTCAGACTCTATCTGCATTAAAAGGCAATCTGCAGCGGAACATGGTTACACTCAAATTATATTAAGCATGATATTAGCTCCTTATTTAGATCTTTCCACAACAGAACAATGCGAGTTGATTGAACTATCCATATTCGCAGAATTACCTAAAACTTTATTGGGTGATCCTAGTTACCACTTGCGACAAAATCATCCTGAAGTAAAAGAAATTTACGACACCATAAGAGGAAAAATTTGGAAAGAAACAGAACTTTCTTTAGGAATTGAAACAACACGCTCTGCTACTTTATTTGGTTTACATGAATTGATCGATTCCTTTGCCTCTATGCTATATATTGAAAAAGAATGTTTACTTGGCAATCAATTTTTTGCTGCTGAACGACATAAAACTTTTTATGATAAAAAAAGAAAACAAGCATTAACAAATGAAGATCTCTCTAAAATTCATCCTTGTTCTCTTTCAGATTCTCAATCTCCTTATAAAAAAACAAGTGTTACTAAATTTAACTGGAAAGATGCCATTACGTTACTGGATCAAATATTTGATGAAGCAAACAGAGGACGTCTTGAAAATGGAATATCTGGTTATTCTTCCACCTTTTTAGGAATGGTCGAAAAACTAAAGGAACATTACCGTTACAAAGGATGGAGTTATCATTTTCCAGAAAGTGTAGGAGAGCATACGTTTCAAGTGGTCTTTTTATGTCGCCTTTTAGCAACAAAACTTAATTTGCCAGAGAAACTAAGGGTTCAACTTTATCATGCCGCTGCCCTTCATGATTTAGCAGAAGCTTATGCGAGTGATGTCATTTATCCTATTAAGTTGCGTGAAAAAGAAGTTGAAAAAATACATCGCAATATTGAAAAAAATATTATTCAAAATATTTGTCAAAGATTCCGATTATCATGGCCCACCGATCCCCATGTTTTAGCAATTGTAGACATATGCGACCGTTTTTCTTCACAAATTTATTTTGATAGAGAAACAAGAAGTGGGAATACCCATTTTAATGTCCCAAATTCGTCAATGGAAGTGGTCAGAGATTTTTATCAAAAAGATTATCCTGAAATATTTCAAGAACTTGATAACTTATGGCTTGAATACGTCTCTAGTTTGTAG